A genome region from Parafrankia irregularis includes the following:
- the meaB gene encoding methylmalonyl Co-A mutase-associated GTPase MeaB, translating to MSAGSVRAARAAWADPAELTAAALAGDRRAVARLISLVEDSSAALREVSALLAPHTGRARVIGLTGAPGVGKSTSTSGLVGAYRAAGLRVGVLAIDPSSPFTGGALLGDRVRMVEHASDPDVFVRSLATRGNLGGLSWATPQALRVLDAAGFDVVLVETVGVGQAEVDVAALADTTLVLLAPGMGDGIQAAKAGIMEIADILVVNKADRPGADHTYRDVVTAVRMAGRPRESIADTTFAGAGAGADGGATGAGGGLEDWHPDVIRVAAVSGEGLPELVAAIERHQTWLRASGVLRRRRLRRAGEEISQIALAGLRARLGRLDDGQRLAELARQVTDGQLDPYTAADTLLAGVAG from the coding sequence GTGAGCGCCGGCTCCGTACGGGCCGCCCGGGCCGCCTGGGCCGATCCGGCGGAGCTGACGGCTGCCGCGCTGGCGGGGGACCGCCGCGCGGTGGCCCGCCTCATCTCGCTCGTCGAGGACTCCTCGGCGGCCCTGCGCGAGGTGAGCGCCCTGCTCGCCCCGCACACGGGCCGAGCCCGGGTGATCGGGCTCACCGGGGCACCCGGGGTGGGCAAGTCGACGTCGACGTCCGGCCTGGTCGGTGCGTACCGCGCCGCGGGTCTGCGGGTGGGCGTGCTCGCCATCGACCCGAGCTCGCCGTTCACCGGCGGTGCGCTGCTGGGCGACCGGGTGCGGATGGTCGAGCACGCCAGCGATCCGGACGTGTTCGTCCGCTCGCTGGCGACCCGCGGCAACCTCGGCGGGCTCTCCTGGGCCACCCCACAGGCGCTGCGTGTCCTTGACGCCGCCGGGTTCGACGTCGTGCTGGTGGAGACCGTCGGCGTCGGCCAGGCGGAGGTCGACGTCGCCGCGCTCGCCGACACCACCCTGGTGCTGCTGGCCCCGGGGATGGGTGACGGCATCCAGGCGGCCAAGGCGGGGATCATGGAGATCGCCGACATCCTGGTCGTCAACAAGGCCGACCGGCCCGGTGCCGACCACACCTACCGCGATGTCGTGACGGCCGTCCGGATGGCTGGCCGGCCCCGCGAGTCGATCGCCGACACCACGTTCGCCGGTGCCGGTGCCGGTGCCGATGGCGGGGCTACCGGGGCTGGCGGGGGGCTGGAGGACTGGCACCCCGACGTCATCCGGGTGGCGGCCGTGAGCGGGGAGGGCCTGCCCGAGCTGGTGGCCGCCATCGAGCGCCACCAGACGTGGCTGCGGGCCAGTGGCGTGCTGCGCCGGCGCCGGCTGCGGCGCGCCGGAGAGGAGATCTCCCAGATCGCGCTGGCCGGCCTGCGCGCCCGGCTGGGCCGCCTCGACGACGGGCAGCGGCTGGCCGAGCTGGCCCGCCAGGTGACCGACGGCCAGCTCGACCCCTACACGGCCGCGGACACCCTGCTGGCCGGCGTGGCCGGCTGA
- a CDS encoding acetyl-CoA C-acetyltransferase translates to MPGSVIVAGARTPVGKLSGALKDFTAVELGGIAIAGALKRAGLSPEAVQYVIMGQVIQAGSGQAAARHAAAKAGVPLSVPAMTLNKVCLSGLNAIALADTYINQGVFDVVVAGGMESMTRAPHLIPALRPGVKYGDTTVTDAIAADALTCGFDQVSMGTVTDRVNARYNLTRAEQDEFSALSHQRAAAAAKNGLFENEIVPVEVPQRRGEPIIVSADEGVRGDTTAQALAKLRAAFLDGGTITAGNASQISDGAAAVIVTSRAKAEELGLPILAEIGHAGYVAGPDNSLQSQPAEAIKAALAKEKLTPADLDLVEINEAFAAVGIQSIRELGISPDITNVNGGAIAVGHPVGMSGARIALTLALELQRRGGGVGAAALCGGGGQGDALVLRVPAQA, encoded by the coding sequence ATGCCTGGTTCTGTGATTGTGGCCGGTGCCCGCACCCCGGTCGGCAAGCTCTCCGGCGCCCTCAAGGACTTCACCGCCGTCGAGCTCGGTGGGATCGCGATCGCCGGTGCGTTGAAGCGGGCGGGGCTGTCACCCGAGGCCGTCCAGTATGTGATCATGGGTCAGGTCATCCAGGCCGGCTCGGGTCAGGCCGCCGCCCGCCACGCCGCGGCCAAGGCCGGCGTACCGCTGAGCGTTCCGGCGATGACCCTCAACAAGGTCTGCCTTTCCGGCCTCAACGCCATCGCGCTCGCCGACACCTACATCAACCAGGGCGTGTTCGACGTCGTCGTCGCCGGTGGCATGGAGTCGATGACCCGCGCGCCGCACCTGATCCCGGCGCTGCGCCCGGGCGTGAAGTACGGCGACACCACCGTCACGGACGCCATCGCGGCCGACGCGCTCACCTGTGGCTTCGACCAGGTCTCGATGGGCACCGTGACCGACCGCGTCAACGCCCGTTACAACCTCACCCGCGCCGAGCAGGACGAGTTCAGCGCGCTGTCGCACCAGCGGGCCGCCGCCGCCGCGAAGAACGGCCTGTTCGAGAACGAGATCGTGCCGGTCGAGGTTCCGCAGCGCCGCGGCGAGCCGATCATCGTCAGCGCCGACGAGGGCGTCCGGGGCGACACCACCGCGCAGGCGCTGGCGAAGCTGCGTGCCGCGTTCCTGGACGGCGGGACGATCACCGCCGGCAACGCCTCCCAGATCTCCGACGGCGCCGCCGCCGTGATCGTGACCAGCCGGGCGAAGGCCGAGGAGCTGGGCCTGCCGATCCTGGCCGAGATCGGTCACGCCGGGTATGTCGCCGGTCCGGACAACTCCCTGCAGTCGCAGCCGGCGGAAGCGATCAAGGCCGCGCTCGCGAAGGAGAAGCTCACCCCGGCCGACCTCGACCTCGTCGAGATCAACGAGGCCTTCGCCGCCGTCGGCATCCAGTCGATTCGCGAGCTGGGGATCAGCCCGGACATCACCAACGTCAACGGTGGCGCGATCGCCGTCGGGCACCCGGTCGGCATGTCCGGCGCCCGGATCGCCCTGACCCTGGCCCTGGAGCTCCAGCGTCGCGGCGGCGGTGTCGGCGCGGCCGCGCTGTGCGGCGGCGGCGGTCAGGGCGACGCGCTGGTGCTGCGCGTACCGGCCCAGGCGTGA